A single window of uncultured Methanospirillum sp. DNA harbors:
- a CDS encoding SagB/ThcOx family dehydrogenase: MKGIEFIEATRYGNEQVITDEMNGVEQPEIEEEPAGDLIFLPDPDRETVQELDLSEAIELRESRREYTDEPLTLPELSYMLWCSAGVKWALPGGAFRTVPSAGCCHAIDTYLAINRVEGLKPGLYRYIALEHALEMLPAYPDLKQDINIACFDQPCVNQAVVVFIWAADVYRMTWKYGERGYRNLFLDAGHICQNLYLSVQPVGCGCCAIGAFRDQTLNDMLNLDGTERFVLYLATVGKVDLSEEGENEFPSEEKNS; encoded by the coding sequence GAATGAGCAGGTTATAACCGATGAGATGAACGGGGTGGAGCAGCCTGAGATTGAAGAAGAACCGGCCGGCGATCTCATCTTCCTCCCCGACCCTGATCGTGAGACTGTTCAGGAACTGGATCTTTCTGAAGCGATAGAACTCCGGGAGAGTCGGCGTGAGTATACCGATGAACCGCTGACGCTTCCCGAACTGTCGTACATGCTCTGGTGCAGTGCCGGGGTGAAATGGGCGCTTCCTGGTGGTGCTTTCAGGACCGTGCCTTCCGCAGGATGTTGCCATGCCATCGACACCTACCTTGCGATAAACCGCGTTGAGGGATTAAAGCCAGGGCTGTATCGATATATTGCGTTGGAGCATGCCCTTGAGATGCTACCTGCATATCCCGATCTTAAGCAGGATATCAACATTGCCTGCTTTGATCAGCCATGTGTGAATCAGGCTGTGGTGGTTTTCATCTGGGCAGCAGATGTGTATCGCATGACATGGAAGTACGGGGAGCGGGGATACCGTAATCTCTTCCTTGATGCCGGACACATCTGTCAGAACCTGTACCTCTCAGTCCAGCCGGTCGGATGCGGCTGTTGTGCCATCGGGGCATTCAGGGATCAGACCCTCAATGATATGCTCAATCTCGATGGGACCGAACGGTTCGTTCTCTACCTTGCAACTGTAGGAAAAGTGGATCTCTCTGAAGAGGGAGAAAACGAATTTCCATCAGAAGAAAAGAACTCCTAA